The following coding sequences are from one Capsicum annuum cultivar UCD-10X-F1 chromosome 3, UCD10Xv1.1, whole genome shotgun sequence window:
- the LOC107865376 gene encoding uncharacterized protein LOC107865376, translating to MVWLDGVCGIFGILVAIIGGVGIGGLGRGVGSLGIGIGGIGDGVGILGVLGVGTSGIGGEFGGLGGHDKHGIWSSQGPLKKVDIYVALGNEEKKELRKTTHAKKKKSIQKYTMHTFDAQYFKIMTNIREWYVDKLLLELFPSFLRQSKLMDHLPAEVLKKKA from the exons atggtatggttggatggtgtttgtggtatttttggtattttgGTGGCTAttattggtggtgtcggtattggtggtcttggtagAGGTGTGGGtagtcttggtattggtattggtggcattggtgatgGTGTTGGTATTCTTGGTGTCCTTGGTGTGGGTACTAGTGGCATCGGTGGTGAgtttggtggtcttggtggtcatg ataagcatggtatatggtcttctcaa GGtccactgaagaaggtggacatatacgtggcACTTGGCAATGAAGAGAAGAAGGAACTGCGAAAGACCACGCATGCCAAGAAGAAGAAATCTATACAAAAATACACCATGCATACGTTTGACGCCCAATACTTCAAGATAATGACAAATATACGTGAGTGGTAtgtggacaag CTACTGTTGGAGTTATTCCCCAGCTttttgaggcagagtaaactgatggatcatttgccagcgGAAGTGTTGAAGAAGAAAGCATGA